Proteins found in one Zea mays cultivar B73 chromosome 1, Zm-B73-REFERENCE-NAM-5.0, whole genome shotgun sequence genomic segment:
- the LOC100282102 gene encoding mRNA 3-UTR binding protein: protein MNGAGGSHHQQQQRLRQQQQQALLMQQALQQQQQQQYQSGVLAAAAAAAMTQMEPVSNGNLPPGFDPSTCRSVYVGNVNPNVTESLLIEVFQSAGLVERCKLIRKEKSSFGFVDYYDRRSAALAIMTLHGRHVYGQAIKVNWAYASTQREDTSGHFHIFVGDLSSEVNDATLYACFSAYPSCSDARVMWDNKTGRSRGYGFVSFRNQQEAETAITEMTGKWLGSRQIRCNWATKNNSEEKPETDNHNAVVLTNGSSNNSATDASQDAGSKEPPQNNPDCTTVYVGNLGHEVNRDELHRHFYNLGVGAIEEVRVQQDKGFGFVRYSTHGEAALAIQMSNGSVVRGKPIKCSWGVKPTPPGTGSKPLPPPAATYQPAVAMPGVPQGFTTAELLAYQRQLALSQAAAGQQHAGLAGQVSAAGLLAAAGSQALYDGYPNQSSAQQLMYYN, encoded by the exons ATGAACGGCGCCGGGGGCAgccaccaccagcagcagcagaggctccggcagcagcagcagcaggcgctCCTGATGCAGCAGgcgctgcagcagcagcagcagcagcagtaccagtccggcgtcctcgccgccgcggcggcggcggccatgaCCCAG ATGGAACCTGTTTCCAATGGCAACCTTCCACCTGGGTTTGATCCTTCCACTTGTCGCAGTGT GTATGTTGGAAATGTGAACCCTAATGTCACGGAGAGCCTTTTGATTGAAGTTTTCCAGAGTGCTGGCCTTGTGGAAAGATGCAAGCTCATACGGAAAGAGAAG TCTTCCTTTGGGTTTGTGGACTACTATGATCGAAGATCTGCTGCTCTAGCAATCATGACCCTTCATGGCCGTCACGT ATATGGACAAGCAATCAAGGTGAACTGGGCATATGCAAGTACGCAGAGGGAGGATACGTCAG GGCATTTCCATATTTTTGTTGGTGATTTAAGTTCTGAAGTGAATGATGCAACTCTTTATGCCTGTTTCTCAGCATATCCTTCTTGTTC TGATGCTCGAGTCATGTGGGACAACAAAACTGGACGCTCCAGGGGTTATGGTTTTGTCTCCTTCCGTAATCAACAG GAAGCTGAAACTGCTATAACTGAAATGACTG GAAAATGGCTTGGAAGCAGACAAATAAGGTGCAACTGGGCAACAAAGAACAATTCGGAAGAGAAACCAGAAACTGACAATCATAACGCAGTCGTACTAACAAATGGTAGCTCCAACAATTCAG CAACGGATGCAAGCCAGGACGCAGGAAGTAAAGAGCCCCCACAGAACAATCCTGATTGTACTACTGTATATGTTGGCAACCTCGGCCATGAG GTTAACCGGGATGAGCTTCACCGCCACTTCTATAACTTGGGGGTCGGGGCGATCGAGGAGGTCCGTGTTCAGCAGGACAAAGGGTTTGGATTCGTGAGATATAGCACCCACGGGGAAGCAGCACTCGCTATTCAGATGTCCAATGGGTCGGTAGTCCGCGGGAAACCAATCAAG TGCTCATGGGGTGTCAAACCAACTCCACCGGGGACAGGCTCCAAGCCCCTACCCCCTCCAGCCGCAACGTACCAGCCCGCTGTGGCAATGCCAGGCGTCCCGCAAGGTTTCACGACAGCAGAACTCCTTGCCTACCAGAGGCAGCTTGCCCTGAGCCAGGCCGCGGCCGGGCAGCAGCATGCTGGTCTTGCGGGCCAGGTTTCTGCAGCAGGCCTTCTTGCTGCTGCCGGTTCCCAGGCCCTCTACGACGGCTACCCGAATCAATCGTCAGCGCAGCAGCTTATGTACTACAACTAG